One Vitis vinifera cultivar Pinot Noir 40024 chromosome 8, ASM3070453v1 genomic window carries:
- the LOC100267132 gene encoding DEAD-box ATP-dependent RNA helicase 57 isoform X2, with product MEKGTSFLFSGITFDKKKFAADFSRFKEKKESDDLVESGKSEAEEGARPVKKRKRKATVADPVEGFNVFKTSKSSAQGIQQNDQEKSELSQAKKELNRQIERDALLRKKHKIHISGNNVPSPLENFSELSSRYGCESYLLHNLAELGFKEPTPIQRQAIPVLLSGRECFACAPTGSGKTLAFVCPMLMKLKHASKDGIRAVILCPTRELAAQTARESKKLAKGKKFYIKLLTKELLRSGDISKLPCDILISTPLRLRSAIRKKKLDLSRVEYLVLDESDKLFELGLVKQIDAVVKACSNPSIIRSLFSATLPDFVEELARTIMHDAVRVIIGRKNSASELIKQKLVFAGSEEGKLLALRQSFAESLNPPILLFVQSKERAKELYTELAFDDIRVDVIHADLSQSQRENAVDDFRAGKTWVLIATDVIARGMDFKGINCVINYDFPDSPAAYIHRIATMNNCSWNDKR from the exons ATGGAGAAAGGCACCTCTTTTCTGTTCTCCGGCATTACTTTCGACAAAAAGAAGTTCGCCGCCGATTTCTCCAGGTTTAAG GAGAAAAAAGAGAGTGATGATTTGGTTGAGAGTGGGAAATCTGAAGCAGAGGAGGGGGCAAGGCCTGTGAAGAAGAGGAAGCGGAAGGCAACGGTTGCGG ATCCTGTAGAAGGATTCAATGTCTTCAAGACTTCAAAATCATCCGCTCAAGGAATCCAGCAGAATGACCAGGAAAAAAGCGAACTTTCTCAAGCAAAGAAGGAACTCAATCGGCAAATTGAG AGGGATGCGCTTTTGCGGAAGAAGCATAAGATTCATATTTCTGGAAATAATGTTCCATCTCCCTTGGAGAATTTTTCAGAGTTGAGCTCAAg ATATGGATGTGAATCATATTTATTGCACAACTTGGCGGAACTTGGATTTAAAGAGCCAACACCAATTCAAAGACAGGCTATTCCAGTACTACTATCT GGACGCGAATGCTTTGCTTGTGCTCCTACTGGATCTGGAAAAACCTTGGCTTTTGTGTGTCCAATGCTTATGAAACTTAAG CATGCATCAAAGGATGGCATCCGGGCTGTTATCCTTTGTCCTACAAGGGAGCTAGCTGCTCAGACAGCCAGAGAGTCCAAGAAATTGGCTAAAGGGAAGAAATTTTACATCAAGTTATTGACTAAagaacttttaagaagtggtgATATTTCAAAACTGCCTTGTGATATACTCATATCTACACCTCTGCGCCTGCGGTCTGCTATCCGCAAAAAAAAGCTCGATTTAAGCAG GGTTGAGTATCTTGTCCTGGATGAATCAGATAAACTGTTTGAGCTTGGCTTGGTGAAGCAGATTGATGCCGTGGTCAAAGCATGCTCAAATCCCTCAATAATACGCTCATTGTTTAGTGCTACTTTACCTGATTTTGTTGAAGAGCTTGCTCGCACAATAATGCATGATGCTGTTCGAGTCATCATTGGCAGGAA GAATTCTGCTTCTGAACTTATAAAGCAAAAACTGGTGTTTGCTGGAAGTGAAGAGGGGAAGCTTCTTGCTCTTCGTCAAAGCTTTGCAGAG AGTTTGAATCCACCGATTCTTCTCTTTGTCCAAAGCAAGGAACGTGCAAAGGAGCTCTACACGGAACTGGCATTTGATGACATTAGAGTTGATGTTATCCATGCTGATTTGTCCCAATCACAG CGAGAAAATGCTGTGGATGACTTCAGAGCCGGGAAAACTTGGGTTTTGATTGCAACTGATGTTATTGCTCGTGGTATGGATTTCAAAGGCATTAACTGTGTGATTAATTATGACTTTCCAGATTCTCCTGCTGCATATATTCACAGGATTG CAACCATGAACAACTGCTCTTGGAATGACAAAAGATAA
- the LOC100267132 gene encoding DEAD-box ATP-dependent RNA helicase 57 isoform X1: MEKGTSFLFSGITFDKKKFAADFSRFKEKKESDDLVESGKSEAEEGARPVKKRKRKATVADPVEGFNVFKTSKSSAQGIQQNDQEKSELSQAKKELNRQIERDALLRKKHKIHISGNNVPSPLENFSELSSRYGCESYLLHNLAELGFKEPTPIQRQAIPVLLSGRECFACAPTGSGKTLAFVCPMLMKLKHASKDGIRAVILCPTRELAAQTARESKKLAKGKKFYIKLLTKELLRSGDISKLPCDILISTPLRLRSAIRKKKLDLSRVEYLVLDESDKLFELGLVKQIDAVVKACSNPSIIRSLFSATLPDFVEELARTIMHDAVRVIIGRKNSASELIKQKLVFAGSEEGKLLALRQSFAESLNPPILLFVQSKERAKELYTELAFDDIRVDVIHADLSQSQRENAVDDFRAGKTWVLIATDVIARGMDFKGINCVINYDFPDSPAAYIHRIGRSGRAGRTGEAITIYTEDDVPFLRNIANVMAASGCEVPSWIMALPKLKWKKHRPQRDSISTKPKDQKE, from the exons ATGGAGAAAGGCACCTCTTTTCTGTTCTCCGGCATTACTTTCGACAAAAAGAAGTTCGCCGCCGATTTCTCCAGGTTTAAG GAGAAAAAAGAGAGTGATGATTTGGTTGAGAGTGGGAAATCTGAAGCAGAGGAGGGGGCAAGGCCTGTGAAGAAGAGGAAGCGGAAGGCAACGGTTGCGG ATCCTGTAGAAGGATTCAATGTCTTCAAGACTTCAAAATCATCCGCTCAAGGAATCCAGCAGAATGACCAGGAAAAAAGCGAACTTTCTCAAGCAAAGAAGGAACTCAATCGGCAAATTGAG AGGGATGCGCTTTTGCGGAAGAAGCATAAGATTCATATTTCTGGAAATAATGTTCCATCTCCCTTGGAGAATTTTTCAGAGTTGAGCTCAAg ATATGGATGTGAATCATATTTATTGCACAACTTGGCGGAACTTGGATTTAAAGAGCCAACACCAATTCAAAGACAGGCTATTCCAGTACTACTATCT GGACGCGAATGCTTTGCTTGTGCTCCTACTGGATCTGGAAAAACCTTGGCTTTTGTGTGTCCAATGCTTATGAAACTTAAG CATGCATCAAAGGATGGCATCCGGGCTGTTATCCTTTGTCCTACAAGGGAGCTAGCTGCTCAGACAGCCAGAGAGTCCAAGAAATTGGCTAAAGGGAAGAAATTTTACATCAAGTTATTGACTAAagaacttttaagaagtggtgATATTTCAAAACTGCCTTGTGATATACTCATATCTACACCTCTGCGCCTGCGGTCTGCTATCCGCAAAAAAAAGCTCGATTTAAGCAG GGTTGAGTATCTTGTCCTGGATGAATCAGATAAACTGTTTGAGCTTGGCTTGGTGAAGCAGATTGATGCCGTGGTCAAAGCATGCTCAAATCCCTCAATAATACGCTCATTGTTTAGTGCTACTTTACCTGATTTTGTTGAAGAGCTTGCTCGCACAATAATGCATGATGCTGTTCGAGTCATCATTGGCAGGAA GAATTCTGCTTCTGAACTTATAAAGCAAAAACTGGTGTTTGCTGGAAGTGAAGAGGGGAAGCTTCTTGCTCTTCGTCAAAGCTTTGCAGAG AGTTTGAATCCACCGATTCTTCTCTTTGTCCAAAGCAAGGAACGTGCAAAGGAGCTCTACACGGAACTGGCATTTGATGACATTAGAGTTGATGTTATCCATGCTGATTTGTCCCAATCACAG CGAGAAAATGCTGTGGATGACTTCAGAGCCGGGAAAACTTGGGTTTTGATTGCAACTGATGTTATTGCTCGTGGTATGGATTTCAAAGGCATTAACTGTGTGATTAATTATGACTTTCCAGATTCTCCTGCTGCATATATTCACAGGATTG GTCGTTCTGGCAGAGCAGGAAGGACAGGAGAGGCTATTACCATTTACACAGAAGATGATGTTCCATTTTTGCGGAACATTGCAAATGTGATGGCAGCTTCTGGCTGTGAGGTTCCGTCTTGGATTATGGCCTTGCCCAAACTGAAGTGGAAGAAGCATCGGCCCCAAAGAGATTCTATATCCACAAAGCCAAAAGATCAGAAAGAGTAA
- the LOC100854969 gene encoding pentatricopeptide repeat-containing protein At3g53360, mitochondrial, with the protein MIKALRPQVGFATNNVKETVLSKLRAEQSSNEYITSLCKQKLFNEAIKAFEFLQKKTGFCLTLSTYAYLISACSYLRSLEHGKKIHDHMLKSKSHPDLTLQNHILNMYGKCKSLKDAQKVFDAMPERNVVSWTSVIAGYSQNGQGGNALEFYFQMLQSGVMPDQFTFGSIIKACSSLGDIGLGRQLHAHVLKSEFGAHIIAQNALISMYTKSNLIIDALDVFSRMATRDLISWGSMIAGFSQLGYELEALCYFKEMLHQGVYLPNEFIFGSVFSACSSLLQPEYGRQLHGMSIKFGLGRDVFAGCSLCDMYAKCGLLSCARVVFYQIGRPDLVAWNAIIAGFAYGGDAKEAIAFFSQMRHQGLIPDEITVRSLLCACTSPSELYQGMQVHGYINKMGLDLDVPVCNTLLTMYAKCSELRDAIFFFEEMRCNADLVSWNAILTACMRHDQAEEVFRLLKLMCISQHRPDYITLTNVLGASAETVSIEIGNQVHCYALKTGLNCDTSVTNGLIDLYAKCGSLKTAHKIFDSMINPDVVSWSSLILGYAQFGYGEEALKLFKTMRRLDVKPNHVTFVGVLTACSHVGLVEEGWKLYGTMEKEFGIAPTREHCSCMVDLLARAGCLNEAEGFIHQMAFDPDIVVWKTLLAACKTHGNVDVGKRAAENILKIDPSNSAAHVLLCNIYASKGNWEDVARLRSLMKQRGVRKVPGQSWIEVKDRIHVFFVEDSLHPERNKIYTMLEELLLQMLDAGYVPFQK; encoded by the coding sequence ATGATAAAAGCCTTAAGACCCCAGGTGGGATTTGCTACTAATAATGTTAAAGAAACTGTTTTATCAAAGCTCAGAGCTGAACAGTCGAGCAACGAATACATAACCTCCCTCTGCAAGCAAAAGCTTTTCAATGAAGCTATCAAGGCATTTGAGTTCTTGCAAAAGAAAACGGGTTTTTGTTTAACTCTTAGTACTTATGCCTATTTGATCTCTGCCTGCTCTTATCTGAGATCTCTGGAACATGGTAAAAAAATTCATGACCATATGCTGAAATCCAAGTCTCATCCAGACTTAACTCTTCAGAATCATATCCTTAACATGTATGGGAAATGCAAGTCGTTGAAGGATGCTCAGAAGGTGTTTGATGCCATGCCTGAGAGGAATGTAGTGTCGTGGACCTCGGTCATTGCTGGGTACTCTCAAAATGGTCAGGGGGGTAATGCACTGGAGTTTTACTTTCAAATGCTGCAGTCAGGCGTTATGCCGGACCAGTTCACGTTTGGAAGCATAATAAAAGCTTGTTCGAGCTTGGGTGATATTGGGTTAGGGAGGCAGCTGCATGCCCATGTCCTAAAATCAGAATTTGGTGCCCACATCATTGCACAGAATGCTCTTATTTCAATGTACACAAAGTCTAACCTGATTATTGATGCGTTGGATGTGTTTTCTCGGATGGCAACAAGGGACCTGATCTCATGGGGTTCAATGATTGCAGGGTTTTCGCAACTCGGTTATGAGTTAGAAGCATTATGCTATTTTAAAGAAATGCTCCATCAGGGTGTTTACCTGCCCAATGAGTTTATATTTGGCAGTGTTTTTAGTGCTTGTAGTAGTCTCTTACAACCTGAATACGGAAGGCAGCTGCATGGAATGAGTATAAAATTTGGGCTTGGGAGGGATGTTTTTGCTGGATGCTCACTTTGTGACATGTATGCAAAATGTGGTTTGTTAAGTTGTGCAAGAGTAGTATTTTATCAGATAGGAAGGCCAGATTTAGTTGCCTGGAATGCTATCATTGCAGGGTTTGCTTATGGTGGTGATGCTAAGGAAGCCATAGCGTTTTTTTCTCAGATGAGGCATCAGGGATTGATCCCAGATGAGATCACTGTTCGTTCCTTACTTTGTGCTTGCACAAGCCCTTCAGAACTTTATCAAGGTATGCAGGTTCATggatatattaataaaatggGTCTTGATTTAGATGTTCCAGTGTGTAACACTTTACTGACCATGTATGCAAAGTGTTCAGAGCTCCGTGatgcaatttttttctttgaagagATGAGATGTAATGCGGATTTAGTTTCTTGGAATGCAATTCTTACAGCATGCATGCGTCATGACCAGGCTGAAGAGGTTTTCAGATTATTAAAACTAATGTGTATTTCTCAACATAGGCCTGATTATATCACTTTAACTAATGTATTGGGGGCTTCAGCAGAAACTGTTTCTATAGAAATAGGGAATCAAGTACATTGCTATGCTTTGAAAACTGGGCTTAATTGTGATACTTCTGTCACAAATGGGCTCATTGACCTGTATGCAAAatgtggatcccttaaaactgCTCATAAGATCTTTGATTCAATGATAAATCCTGATGTTGTGTCATGGAGTAGTTTAATTTTGGGGTATGCTCAGTTTGGATATGGAGAGGAAGCTCTCAAACTCTTTAAAACAATGAGAAGGCTGGATGTTAAGCCAAACCATGTGACATTTGTTGGGGTTCTTACCGCATGCAGTCATGTTGGACTGGTGGAAGAAGGGTGGAAATTGTACGGAACCATGGAAAAGGAGTTTGGTATTGCACCAACCAGAGAGCATTGTTCTTGTATGGTCGACTTGCTTGCTCGTGCTGGATGCTTAAATGAAGCAGAGGGTTTTATTCATCAAATGGCATTTGATCCAGACATTGTGGTGTGGAAGACACTACTTGCTGCCTGTAAGACTCATGGGAATGTTGATGTTGGAAAGCGGGCTGCAGAGAATATTCTGAAAATTGATCCTTCCAATTCTGCTGCACATGTGTTACTCTGCAACATATATGCTTCTAAAGGAAATTGGGAAGATGTTGCCAGATTGAGGAGCTTGATGAAACAAAGAGGTGTCAGGAAAGTTCCAGGTCAGAGCTGGATTGAGGTTAAGGATAGGATCCATGTTTTCTTTGTGGAAGACAGTTTGCATccagaaagaaataaaatatacacAATGCTAGAGGAGTTGTTGTTGCAGATGCTGGATGCTGGTTATGTTCCATTTCAGAAATAG